From the genome of Leptolyngbya iicbica LK, one region includes:
- a CDS encoding globin family protein: MANELQVELLENSFEKVKPQANEFVASFYGNLFTDYPAAKPLFANSNMEEQGGKLLKSLVFVVENLRRPGELTGALKGLGARHVKYGALPEHYPLVGSSLLKTFEQYLGEDWTPETKQAWVDAYGVITEVMLEGADYDQAAVQLESSAAEVDEATGLKIQLLEESFGKVAPRANEFVEGFYGNLFTDYPAAKPLFTHTNMAKQQRMLLDSLVFVVENLRDPGKLTGALEGLGARHVKYGALPEHYPLVGNSLLKTFEQFLGNDWTAEVKQAWIDAYGLITEVMLKGADYNQADVQLDSVATVEAPESNISTGAAAGVIGGGAIALIVLFLLV, encoded by the coding sequence ATGGCGAATGAGTTGCAAGTTGAACTTTTAGAAAACAGTTTCGAGAAAGTCAAACCGCAAGCTAATGAGTTTGTCGCAAGTTTTTATGGCAACCTCTTTACCGATTACCCTGCGGCCAAGCCCCTATTTGCCAATTCCAACATGGAAGAGCAGGGCGGCAAGTTGCTCAAATCACTCGTGTTTGTGGTCGAAAACCTGCGCCGACCCGGTGAACTGACCGGTGCGCTCAAGGGCTTGGGAGCCCGTCACGTCAAGTACGGGGCGCTGCCAGAGCATTATCCTCTGGTGGGCAGCTCACTGCTAAAGACCTTTGAGCAGTATCTGGGAGAAGACTGGACTCCTGAAACCAAGCAGGCTTGGGTTGATGCCTACGGCGTCATTACTGAAGTCATGCTCGAAGGGGCTGATTATGACCAAGCGGCCGTTCAGCTCGAGTCCTCAGCCGCTGAGGTAGATGAAGCTACGGGGCTCAAGATTCAGCTTTTGGAAGAAAGCTTCGGCAAGGTCGCTCCCCGGGCAAATGAGTTTGTTGAGGGATTCTACGGCAACTTATTCACCGACTATCCTGCTGCTAAGCCTTTATTCACGCACACCAACATGGCCAAGCAGCAAAGAATGCTGCTGGATTCTCTCGTTTTTGTAGTGGAAAACCTGCGCGACCCTGGCAAGCTGACCGGAGCGTTGGAAGGCTTGGGCGCTCGTCATGTCAAGTATGGCGCTTTACCGGAGCACTATCCGCTCGTGGGTAATTCCTTGCTCAAAACCTTTGAACAGTTTCTCGGCAATGACTGGACGGCTGAAGTCAAGCAGGCTTGGATTGATGCCTACGGGCTGATTACCGAAGTGATGCTGAAGGGAGCCGACTACAACCAGGCGGATGTGCAGCTGGACTCAGTGGCCACCGTGGAAGCCCCGGAGAGCAATATCAGCACCGGCGCTGCCGCGGGGGTCATTGGCGGTGGGGCCATTGCGCTAATCGTCCTATTTTTGTTGGTTTAA
- a CDS encoding c-type heme family protein, whose product MTLVGKWMNTLRLRVVAFIAIIMAVAVTAVACGGGTTATASAGIAPELVADYIHTVMEADRTAYTRHVVSRVNVLEGKENPDGVVPVEATEAWQQGSGIPLPAQMFRLGSEIANEKGYFTYNLISPWYINDSHAPKGEFEETAVNTMIETGEPVKDYQEIGGQQYFSAMYPDIAVAEACASCHNTHPVHLERYPDKQFVVDDVMGGVVINIPLAGA is encoded by the coding sequence ATGACACTCGTAGGAAAATGGATGAATACCCTGCGCCTGCGCGTAGTGGCTTTCATCGCAATCATTATGGCGGTGGCTGTCACTGCTGTTGCTTGTGGCGGCGGTACTACTGCTACCGCTTCTGCAGGCATTGCCCCTGAGTTGGTGGCTGATTACATTCATACGGTCATGGAAGCTGACCGGACTGCTTACACTCGCCATGTGGTGAGCCGCGTTAACGTCCTTGAAGGTAAGGAAAATCCTGATGGTGTCGTGCCCGTTGAGGCAACAGAAGCTTGGCAGCAAGGCTCAGGGATTCCGTTGCCTGCTCAAATGTTCCGCCTGGGTTCTGAGATTGCCAACGAAAAAGGGTATTTCACCTATAACCTGATTTCTCCTTGGTATATCAACGATAGCCATGCACCTAAAGGAGAATTTGAGGAAACGGCTGTCAATACCATGATCGAGACTGGTGAGCCGGTGAAAGATTACCAAGAAATTGGGGGTCAGCAGTATTTCTCGGCCATGTATCCCGACATCGCCGTGGCAGAAGCTTGTGCGTCTTGCCACAATACTCACCCCGTCCACCTGGAGCGCTATCCCGACAAGCAGTTTGTCGTTGATGACGTCATGGGTGGCGTGGTAATCAACATTCCCCTGGCAGGCGCTTAA
- a CDS encoding cytochrome c3 family protein: MALRSQIFRWRSWLNLKTAIVLVCIGLVAWFGAAFALDNKQVFLPGETSVGHYIFETSCASCHEGFKPVSNETCMRCHEAEMAEDKHGASKFRDPRWAGELEKIEALTCTTCHNEHVHMFGRGVHLQPDLCMNCHQGIIEGGLKSHDGFAADGCWTAGCHNYHDHRSISTGFLIENIDQPPMLPVQQLPDRTVFTKLETAPTPDLTQEFLGGGT; encoded by the coding sequence ATGGCGTTGAGAAGCCAAATATTTAGATGGCGGTCTTGGCTGAATTTGAAAACCGCGATCGTCCTGGTGTGTATTGGCCTGGTGGCCTGGTTTGGAGCAGCCTTTGCGCTGGATAACAAGCAGGTCTTTTTACCTGGAGAGACTTCGGTCGGCCATTACATCTTTGAAACTTCTTGTGCTTCTTGCCATGAGGGATTCAAGCCGGTGAGCAACGAAACTTGTATGCGCTGTCACGAAGCGGAGATGGCTGAAGACAAGCATGGGGCCAGCAAATTTCGGGACCCCCGGTGGGCCGGAGAACTGGAGAAAATCGAGGCGCTGACTTGCACGACCTGCCACAACGAGCATGTCCATATGTTTGGGCGGGGAGTGCATTTGCAGCCTGATCTCTGTATGAACTGTCACCAAGGGATTATTGAGGGCGGTCTCAAGAGTCATGACGGGTTTGCCGCTGATGGCTGCTGGACGGCGGGTTGTCATAACTATCACGATCACCGTTCAATATCGACTGGCTTTTTGATTGAAAACATCGATCAGCCGCCGATGTTGCCCGTGCAGCAGCTCCCCGATCGCACTGTGTTTACCAAGTTAGAGACGGCTCCGACTCCTGACCTCACCCAAGAGTTTTTGGGAGGTGGGACATGA